Proteins encoded by one window of Bacteroidota bacterium:
- a CDS encoding sigma-54-dependent Fis family transcriptional regulator gives MTKVMIIDDDDAICAILKDVLEIEGYDVTYSLSGEEGVVKYMEELPSVLLLDLRLPGMDGLQVLKEVVSFDPDAIVIMITGYGSVDSAVGAIRMGATDYLQKPLSNDEITYKIESALRNKTLQKELSYLKEYINKRFSMNSIIRESESMAAAVEMLQKISAYDKPLLIVGEPGTGKDLAAWAVHHSGRRKEKPMVVFDCAAYPPSIMETELFGDGKPVAPRKIGKIEEANLGTLYLDRIDWLALPAQEAILSIIQTKTFKPRYGGAPVPCDIHLIASTTSDLKLLSRQGKFNAQLYDLIRQYEVVLPALRERDNDIPVLATHFVEEANREFNLSVSGLEPGAVRKLINHSWPGNVRELRNVIRAAMTQAQGTIREKDIVIHRQGVLN, from the coding sequence ATGACGAAAGTCATGATTATAGATGACGACGATGCAATCTGCGCCATCTTGAAGGATGTTCTGGAAATTGAAGGCTATGATGTAACCTACTCGCTCAGCGGTGAAGAAGGGGTGGTGAAGTATATGGAAGAATTGCCTTCTGTACTTCTCCTTGATTTACGGCTTCCCGGAATGGACGGCCTGCAGGTGCTGAAAGAGGTGGTTTCCTTTGATCCGGATGCGATTGTTATCATGATTACAGGCTACGGCTCGGTGGATTCCGCGGTTGGTGCCATTCGTATGGGCGCAACAGACTACCTGCAGAAGCCCCTCAGCAACGATGAGATAACCTACAAAATTGAATCTGCCTTACGGAACAAGACTCTCCAAAAAGAACTCAGCTATCTCAAGGAGTATATCAACAAGCGGTTTTCCATGAACAGCATTATTCGCGAAAGCGAATCGATGGCCGCCGCTGTTGAAATGCTGCAAAAAATTTCGGCATACGACAAACCGCTGCTGATTGTTGGAGAACCCGGGACAGGCAAGGACTTGGCTGCGTGGGCTGTACACCACTCGGGACGCAGAAAAGAAAAGCCGATGGTAGTGTTTGATTGCGCGGCATATCCGCCAAGCATTATGGAAACCGAGCTCTTCGGCGACGGGAAGCCTGTTGCACCGCGGAAAATCGGCAAGATTGAGGAGGCAAATCTCGGAACTCTTTATCTCGACAGAATTGACTGGCTTGCCTTGCCTGCGCAAGAGGCTATCCTGAGTATTATTCAAACAAAAACATTCAAACCCCGGTACGGAGGAGCCCCCGTTCCGTGCGATATACATTTAATTGCTTCAACGACATCTGATTTGAAACTGCTGAGCCGGCAGGGGAAATTCAATGCCCAGTTGTATGATCTTATCCGTCAATACGAGGTGGTGCTGCCGGCACTGCGCGAGCGTGACAACGATATTCCCGTTCTGGCCACTCACTTTGTTGAAGAGGCAAACCGGGAATTTAACCTTTCGGTGTCGGGATTGGAGCCGGGCGCTGTTCGTAAACTGATCAATCATTCGTGGCCGGGCAACGTGCGTGAATTGCGCAATGTGATTCGTGCAGCAATGACGCAGGCGCAGGGGACGATTCGCGAGAAAGACATCGTTATTCACCGGCAGGGAGTGCTGAACTAA